The Myxococcales bacterium genome window below encodes:
- a CDS encoding DUF971 domain-containing protein gives MPMPLEIVGLGQPEVRFVWDEGDEDVWTARALRIMCTCAHCVSEATGEQLLDPSTIATDITVATMNLVGNYGLSIAFSDGHSTGIYRWKALLANRPTPAAS, from the coding sequence ATGCCCATGCCCCTGGAGATCGTCGGCCTCGGCCAGCCGGAAGTCCGCTTCGTCTGGGACGAAGGCGACGAGGACGTCTGGACCGCGCGCGCGCTGCGGATCATGTGCACCTGCGCCCACTGCGTGTCGGAGGCCACCGGCGAGCAGCTGCTGGATCCGTCGACGATCGCCACCGACATCACCGTCGCGACCATGAACCTGGTCGGCAACTACGGCCTGTCGATCGCGTTCTCCGACGGCCACTCGACCGGCATCTACCGCTGGAAGGCGCTGCTCGCCAACCGCCCGACCCCGGCCGCGTCGTGA
- a CDS encoding protein kinase: MAGVPANAGALVGKRLGNYELVALLALGGTAEIYLARIDGAAGFEKYVVVKCLHDHLAEDREFVQMFLDEARLGAQLDHSNIVQTLGLGEHEGRYYLVMEFIAGMSLALLARRAVERVAGGRIPVHLVLGIAAQACAGLHYAHTRDSGGKPLNLVHRDISPQNIVITFEGDVRIVDFGIAKAEDRETATKSGTIKGKFAYMSPEQCHAKNVDARTDVFALAVVVHELLTGRRLFKRGTAYETYQAILECKVPAPSAVNHELDPALDAVIMKALTKGVNDRYANAEAFGEALTGYLHSRGKMAGSSDISVFIGQYFAAEIDDHGDRMRELLEGRPVAATGWDEDDPGSTSMKHDDAEELSQFEVIEGSGVEMIDEADDEAPVDATRIEMNPMALLEQALEAPRPAPAPTPAPTPAPTPAAARPAPARAPTFGSQGPASSIFGNPGVPAAPTLPPLTRPPAQRPSDKTAPTGQPALMPNRSREPTAPAASAHPGPGSGAFVSAAAPGLSTVIMDPPVRTPTGLRSFPEARTVMAQADVAPRSRELPASFEAVLSDDTAGRRPSMAYGATVPAMDAQQPEAPADQATYRAPFMDPLMPGPYVPPEQPAQPFPSGELLVPPHGTPPSTSSLAEPSLPAHLIGLPPPTAYPRYDPTFQHPKLQRGLPRWVVPVGIAVAATIVIGVIAAIAG, from the coding sequence ATGGCAGGAGTTCCCGCCAACGCCGGGGCGCTCGTCGGAAAGCGCCTGGGCAACTACGAGCTGGTCGCGCTCCTGGCGCTCGGCGGCACGGCGGAGATCTACCTGGCCCGCATCGACGGGGCCGCGGGGTTCGAGAAGTACGTGGTCGTGAAGTGCCTGCACGACCACCTCGCGGAGGACCGCGAGTTCGTGCAGATGTTCCTCGACGAGGCCCGGCTGGGCGCCCAGCTCGATCACTCGAACATCGTCCAGACCCTGGGGCTCGGCGAGCACGAGGGCCGGTACTACCTGGTCATGGAGTTCATCGCCGGCATGTCGCTGGCGCTGCTGGCCCGGCGCGCGGTCGAGCGCGTGGCCGGCGGGCGCATCCCGGTGCACCTGGTGCTGGGCATCGCCGCCCAGGCCTGCGCCGGCCTGCACTACGCCCACACCCGCGACTCGGGCGGCAAGCCGCTCAACCTGGTCCACCGCGACATCTCGCCCCAGAACATCGTCATCACGTTCGAGGGGGACGTCCGCATCGTCGACTTCGGCATCGCCAAGGCCGAGGACCGCGAGACCGCGACCAAGAGCGGCACGATCAAGGGGAAGTTCGCGTACATGTCGCCCGAGCAGTGCCACGCCAAGAACGTGGACGCGCGCACCGACGTGTTCGCGCTCGCGGTGGTCGTGCACGAGCTCCTGACCGGGCGCCGGCTGTTCAAGCGCGGCACCGCGTACGAGACCTACCAGGCCATCCTCGAGTGCAAGGTGCCGGCGCCGTCGGCGGTGAACCACGAGCTCGACCCCGCCCTCGACGCGGTGATCATGAAGGCCCTGACCAAGGGCGTGAACGACCGCTACGCCAACGCCGAGGCGTTCGGCGAGGCGTTGACCGGCTACCTCCACAGCCGCGGCAAGATGGCCGGCTCGAGCGACATCTCGGTGTTCATCGGCCAGTACTTCGCGGCCGAGATCGACGACCACGGCGATCGCATGCGCGAGCTGCTCGAGGGCCGCCCGGTCGCGGCGACCGGCTGGGACGAGGACGATCCCGGCTCGACGTCGATGAAGCACGACGACGCCGAGGAGCTGTCGCAGTTCGAGGTGATCGAGGGCTCGGGCGTCGAGATGATCGACGAGGCCGACGACGAGGCCCCGGTCGACGCGACCCGGATCGAGATGAACCCGATGGCGCTGCTCGAGCAGGCGCTCGAGGCGCCGCGGCCCGCGCCCGCCCCGACGCCCGCCCCGACGCCCGCCCCGACGCCGGCGGCCGCGCGGCCCGCCCCGGCCCGCGCGCCGACCTTCGGCAGCCAGGGGCCGGCGTCGAGCATCTTCGGCAACCCCGGCGTCCCGGCGGCGCCCACGCTGCCGCCGCTGACGCGTCCGCCCGCCCAGCGGCCCTCGGACAAGACCGCCCCCACCGGCCAGCCGGCGCTGATGCCGAACCGCTCGCGCGAGCCGACCGCGCCCGCGGCGTCGGCGCACCCGGGGCCGGGCTCCGGCGCGTTCGTCAGCGCCGCCGCGCCGGGCCTGTCGACGGTGATCATGGATCCGCCGGTCCGCACGCCGACCGGCCTGCGCAGCTTTCCAGAGGCGCGCACCGTCATGGCCCAGGCCGACGTGGCGCCGCGCTCGCGCGAGCTGCCGGCGTCGTTCGAGGCGGTCTTGTCCGACGACACCGCCGGGCGTCGGCCATCGATGGCCTACGGCGCGACCGTGCCGGCGATGGACGCGCAGCAGCCCGAGGCGCCCGCGGATCAGGCCACCTATCGGGCGCCGTTCATGGATCCCCTCATGCCCGGGCCGTACGTCCCGCCCGAGCAGCCGGCGCAGCCGTTCCCGTCGGGCGAGCTGCTGGTGCCGCCGCACGGCACGCCGCCGTCGACCAGCTCGCTCGCCGAGCCCAGCCTGCCGGCCCACCTGATCGGCCTGCCGCCGCCCACCGCGTACCCGCGCTACGACCCGACGTTCCAGCACCCCAAGCTCCAGCGCGGGCTGCCGCGCTGGGTGGTGCCCGTCGGCATCGCCGTCGCCGCCACGATCGTCATCGGCGTGATCGCCGCGATCGCGGGCTGA